A stretch of the Solanum dulcamara chromosome 6, daSolDulc1.2, whole genome shotgun sequence genome encodes the following:
- the LOC129892923 gene encoding uncharacterized protein LOC129892923: MDILDLCYSLKDRDIVEVYVKRLFDEAKVGPMLLENVSHGNVEESSSAFSEVNEQSTGPNNRVGEDPFTTTAAFNTTSHSSSTPPTATFNTRSHPTTTPPTTTAAFDSRSHPTTNSPTTTAAFDTTSHPTTTSSTTTVATREHSTRKPGTTVDPTTEDVDDISLGPVESDFIKEEGFDFSTKDSVESEC, encoded by the coding sequence atggatATTTTAGACTTGTGTTATTCTTTGAAAGATAGAGATATTGTGGAGGTATATGTTAAGCGCTTGTTTGATGAAGCAAAAGTGGGCCCCATGTTATTAGAAAATGTTAGTCATGGGAATGTGGAAGAATCTAGTTCGGCTTTTAGTGAAGTAAATGAACAAAGCACTGGTCCAAATAATAGGGTAGGTGAAGACCCTTTTACTACAACTGCTGCCTTTAATACTACATCTCATTCTAGCTCAACTCCTCCCACTGCTACTTTTAATACTAGATCTCATCCTACCACAACTCCTCCCACTACCACTGCTGCCTTTGATTCTAGATCTCATCCTACCACAAATTCTCCCACTACCACTGCTGCCTTTGATACTACATCTCATCCTACCACAACTTCTTCCACTACAACTGTTGCTACTAGAGAGCATTCCACTAGAAAACCTGGCACTACTGTAGATCCTACTACTGAAGATGTTGATGATATAAGTTTAGGTCCAGTTGAATCTGATTTCATAAAAGAAGAGGGTTTTGATTTCTCAACTAAAGATAGTGTTGAGTCTGAATGTTGA